The Mustela erminea isolate mMusErm1 chromosome 6, mMusErm1.Pri, whole genome shotgun sequence genome includes a region encoding these proteins:
- the MRPL51 gene encoding 39S ribosomal protein L51, mitochondrial produces MAGSLSLGAGRVLWGRVPLACISFSLGIPRMFHVRLTLPPPKVVDRWNEKRAMFGVYDNIGILGDFERHPKELIKGPRWLRGWKGNELQRCIRKKRMVGNRMFLDDLHNLNKRISYLYKHFNRHGKYR; encoded by the exons ATGGCAGGGAGCCTCTCTTTGGGGGCAGGAAGGGTCCTATGGGGCCGGGTGCCCTTGGCCTGCATAAGCTTCTCTCTGG GTATTCCTAGAATGTTCCATGTAAGGctcacccttcctcctcccaaAGTGGTTGATCGTTGGAACGAGAAAAGGGCCATGTTCGGGGTGTATGACAACATCGGGATTCTGG GAGACTTTGAAAGGCATCCCAAAGAACTGATCAAGGGCCCCAGATGGCTTCGAGGCTGGAAGGGGAACGAATTACAACGTTGTATCCGAAAGAAGAGAATGGTTGGAAACAGGATGTTCCTTGATGACCTGCACAACCTTAATAAACGCATCAGTTACCTCTACAAACACTTTAATCGGCATGGAAAGTATCGGTAG